The Rhea pennata isolate bPtePen1 chromosome 5, bPtePen1.pri, whole genome shotgun sequence nucleotide sequence TAGACGATTTCATCTTTGAGATTCAGGCCTACTATGAAACAGAAGGCACTCCTCTCTTTCCTGAGTAATAGCACGGTAGTAAATGCCTTCTATGTGAGAGCCCTCCTCTCTTGCAGCCGTGCAAGAGCTTACTAGGTGGGTTATCAGATGTGAAGTAGGTCTTTTCAAGTTTCTCATGTCAAAGAAGTGCtttaaatatctatttcaatattaaaataatctgagaGAGCATGCAAGTGATAGTTCTCTATCTAGAAGAAGCAGATACCACACAGCGTTCAGGTAGATATTCCATTATTTTCTATGGAGTGGAACAGCATCAGAAGACGAGTCAGACCTAATTAAGAATACTTGCTAGCTCTGTAGATTTGAATGCTACTGCTGTACAGAAAATTGAAATGCCACAATTTCTAGCTGCCAGCTGAAGATGAAGTCTTGCTTCAGAAATTAAGAGAAGAGTCTAGAGCAGtgtttctgcaaagaaaaagtagaGAGCTGTTGGATAATGAAGAGCTTCAggtgagaaaatattttctgtatgttttaaacGGATTTTGACAATTCCTCTGTCTACAGAGTTTTACTGTCTTCTGTCCATCCACAGAATCTCCTTGTGCAGTTCGTAAGGTGCTTTGTACCTGGGAGAGTGGGCTTGGTATAAAATAATGGCTAAAGCTGAAGTGTTGTGTAATCTAAATGTAGAACTTGGATGTTATGACATACATAGGGTCTAAATTAATGGCTTCTACTCTTTCAGTGTATTCCAACAATTTTCCTGTTGgcccagaagaagaaataggTTCTGTTTACATACCATTCAGAGAAACTTCAAAGATGGTAGGGTTTACTGCAGTGCTAAGACAGCAGGATGTGGCCCTAGAAATCCTAGTAACACATACAGGTGTATATGACACCAGTTTGGAGCAGTGGAAATACTGATTGCTTGCTTTTCTGGCTTAACTGACATTGTGTGCTGATTACTTGAAATAACTGCAGTAAAAACATGTTCTTGTACACGCTGTCTTAAGCACATTGCCATCTATAGAGAGATACCTTCTTAACTGAATATAAATGCCTTTTAAGAATCTCTGGTTTCTGCTGGACAAACATCAGACATCACCAATGACTGGAGAAGAAGCAATGATCAACTATGAGAACTTCTTGAAAGTTGGTGAAAAAGCTGGACCTAAATGCAAGTAaggctttcctctcttttctatACTTATTCTGGCTAAATCTAAGTGTCATTGCTTTTGATTATTGAAGTAGATAGAAGCAGTTTAATGGGGAGAGAAATAATGTTCGTAAAGTTATTGGTGAACttactgctttgctttcttgcaAAGCTTCTATTGTCCTACATCCTTCTGGGATCTTTGGATAGAGAAGTTTGCAGAAGGGGATACCACAGCCTTTTGAAGAAGTTCTAATAAGCATAGGCATTTTCATGATGCTGGAGTGGTCAGTAAACCAGCTTTCCCTGGCATCTTCAGATGGATAAATTTCTACTTTGTACATCATACAATAAATAGTCCTTCTTTACTCTCCTGTTGGAAACTGCTTGTGCACATAGCTTTGGGTTTTGTGCAGAAGCAGATTTGTTCACAGAACTGTTGGTTCTCTTTATGCCTGTATCATAGTGTAAGATTGGGAACTGCCAAATATTTGTACTAATGtggaattaaattaaacaaaacgTCTTAAAAATCCTGAGTCACTGAAGAATGCTCCTGTTCATGAACAGCAAAGGCTGCTGCTTTATAAATTTACCATTGTTTCTTGGTAGGATCTTAACTAAGTGTATATGTTCCAAAAATTCATAGAAGACTTATTGGCTGCAGTGTAGCAAATTAACCTCTTTGAAGACACTGAACACATGCTATCTTAttagaaacacattttaaagtgCAGGTTTTGAATCCTGTAAATGGATATGGCAGTGCAGTGTTACCAGATACACAGAATTAgctttttgtttatgttttgcAGGCAGTTCTTCACAGCTAAGATCTTTGCTAAATTACTGCATAATGATCCTTATGGGAGGATATCTATCATGCAGTTTTTCAATTATGTCATGCGAAAAGGTTAGTTGATGCTTCCTCTCTGTTAAagagttgttttattttcaaggctgtttttaaatctgtaattaTTTGCTGCTCTCTTCAACAGTAGTGAGATCTAGCCCTTTATTGTGAATGATATTTTCCTGTAggttttagagttttttttttcttgattattgCAAGGTGTGGGGGATCCCCCTACATCTGAAGTCAGCCTCTCCCATCAGCCAGAGATCTGCTTAATCTATTTAtcacatatattatatatttgtattatatataaatataatattatataaatataatataatactATAATATAATACTTTATTCAGGCAGTATTGCCTGAACCAGAGTAGAGTTGCTATGTGGCCAATATGACCCTGATCACTGGGATCAAAATGTCCAGTAGGTAGAGCTTTATTtaccagctgttttttttttccttttacagaatGTTATTTCCTTTTACAGAATGTTTTACAGAATGTAGAGCTTTATTTAccagcctgttttttttttctttttacagaatgTTGTTATCTATATTTTACAGCTGTGCTCTTCAAACACATAAGGATATTCTTGAGTTAAATACTTGATCGTGTGCTTTTCACTATAGCTTTGCCatgttttctattatttttgcttataaATAACAGCTGATGCTGAAAAACACAATAGCTTGTGTATCTCTATTAGATCTTATTTGAAAGGATAAGGctgagcagcagaaaggaaggttGCCTCATTGCCTTGTAGGTATTGCATTCTCAGGTCAGGTAGAGCCTTCAGGAGAGGAGGATGGCACTTTTCTCTAGAGCAGCTGAGTTTGTTTAACTTAGAAGATCTTGTGGAGCGGAGGATGAAAGGGGCAAGCGGTAAGGGAGGTGCTGAGTAGGAGACATGGTGggtaaaaatgcaaaatatgctATTCATGGCAGGAGTAATAGACCTGCTTGCAAAAAACAGCAGGATCAAAAGCTGCAGGATGGAAGGAGACGAAGGAGATGAAGAGATAATTTCAGAAAGACACGACAGAGATTGTTTTAGAGCTCTTAAAACTTTTGGAGCTCTTAAAACTCTTgggtaaaataaattaattcttgtGTGTCCAAGGCAATacctttttgtttcctgtttttactacttttctgcaaaaaagtaaaaacaaattttgagtCTGGAAGCCTTTTGGTTTTAGAACGTCCCGTCTTGatatgatttcattttcagacTTTGGCCAACTCAGAGTCCCATCACAATGTTTGTTTGCAGGTCCCACTTGAGCCAGTTGAATGAGAATCCTTGTTTTTTACCTAGCTTTCAACATCGTCGAGTAAAATCAGCCCAGTAACGTGTTTGTACAGTAACCAAGATCACTTCTATTGTCTGTTGtgcagatgtgttttttttataagCCCTAAAGACCAGAGCAGCAACTgttaaaggaagaagaaatgacGTAATATTCTGTTGGAGCTTTCACTTAATAGTTTAGATTGGAATTAGTAACTTCCCTCTGTATTTGCTGCTAACTATCCCTCAGTGTGGTGCTGAAAGAAGGGCGAAGGAGTAAGTGGTGAAGGGATTCACTCCACAGCTGCTTAACCTGCTTTGACAAACACTAACCAGGAAAGAAGAATGTTGATACGAAGTTCAGCTCCTGGGAAAACTTTTAAACTGTTTGTTCACTAAAGGAAAGTTAGGTTTAACAGGGGGTGtgaattctgcttttccatGCCTAATCTGTACTCCATCTCTGTTACTGTGCTCTAGAAATGGCAGAGTGATAGGAAGATGATACTTTCTGAGTTGTGACCATAAAGGTTTTCTTGCCCTACCTCTTGCTGTTACTGCTGCCCTGAAGTACTTTGTCCTGTGTACTGCCATTCCCAGTACAAAAGTAGATGCCTGTGCTGTTCCAGTTCTACTAGTGTAACTCAGAAGTGAGGTCAGGACTATTGAGTGTAGCTGCAGTGTCTCATGTTGTAGAAGGGGCTGTGCAATCTGTGCTGAAGCAATCTTTGACACGCAACCTATATGCTACATGGCAACTGCAGTGAAAACTTGTTCCACATCTGTCTAGTTtgatgaaaaagaacaaatccaTCTGATTCAATGTACCAGATATAATGTGACACTTCTCATGACTAGTTATTATGCTGCAACCAAGACTGTTTCATGCTATGTATCTCTAGTGACTTACCAACTCAGAGGGTGAATTGTGGATTTTTAAGATGATTTGGTATCTATTTTGGCTCTGTTTAAGTcttagaaaaatcaagaaatatgGGGAGGTACTTAATATCAATGATTGCCATgtgccttatttatttatttatttattaacagtGTGGCTTCATCAGACAAGAATAGGTCTCAGTTTATATGACGTGGCAGGACAGGGCTACCTCAGAGAATCAGTAAGTAATTAATCCTTGATGAATTTAACGTCTGTCTTTACTCAGAGGATGAAGTATCAGTAGGGCTCTAGTTCTGTTCCAGTTTTACACCATAAAAGCCAAATTATAATCTAGATTTGGGGAAAGGAGATTTGTTTGGATAAATAGCAACCCCTTGTGATAGAGATTTGCTGGTGAGACTGCTGCTGGCCTTAGCAACACATGGGTAATGCTCTGAAAAAGAGGTTGCAAAAGAGATATTAAGACTTCATatgattaacattttaatagatTTAGTAGAATAGagtaaaaatcaggaaaagcaTGACCagagcaggtctgaaggaaTAAGCTATTTTCCTGTTCTAACAGAaattaatattataaaataaataagaagacTCAATCTAAAAGATCTATTAAAGAATATTCAGCAATAAGATAATCCAATTATGAGTTATGCACTGGGCTTTTTAACATtgtgctttgtttgtaggcCATTTCAGCTTTggcaccacacacacacattacaCACGCAACTAAGGATTTCTTGCACTGAGACAGAAGCTCTTCTGCCTGccttcttgctctttcctgCATGGTTACAGGgactgtatttttaacaaataatgcTTGAAAGTCAGAGTGTAGTCTaaagaacaaatgcaatttaaacAGTAGTTGTATTTAAAGTTTCTGTGCATGTGTTCTTTCTTGATTTTACAGGATTTGGAAAACTATATTTTGGAACTCATCCCCACTTTGCCACAGCTGGATGGTTTAGAAAAGTCTTTTTACTCCTTCTATGTCTGCACAGCAGTTagaaaattcttcttctttctagATCCTCTCAGAACAGGTAGGtccatattttcaaaattctaaaTATGTGGAAATATTCTCACTTCTAAAATGATTGGACTGAAACTATTTGCACCTTCAAAGTGATACATAGTTATCTTTATAGGCTTCAGTTCAGCAATCTTGTATTTGAAGATAAATCTGCACTGAAGACCATGACACACACTGTGTTAATGAGTTTTAGTGAAATATCCCTCAATTGTGGTACTATAGAGCTATCATATTGAAGTTAACAAAAAAGGTGATGTTTCATCATAATGCAGAGAAAACTGTGTGTAACAACTACTAACTCAGAACTGCTTGGCGGAACACCAGTAGAGCTGTGCAAATGCTCAGGAAGGCTTATTACGATGTCCTTCTCCTATGATTAGATTTGTGTACAGCACGTATCCTCGTGAGAAAAGGTTTTCAGTTGTGACAGCTAATCCTGTTATTAAGATACAGCTCACTTGGGCAACAGTGTGCTTTTTCCTATGCCCTTGAATTAAGTTAGTTGCAAACTACGTGCCTTTTCAAGATCTAGCTGTGCTAGCTGAAGATGTCAGAGCTGTGTGGGCAGAAGACTCGGGCAGAGGTAGTTACAAACATGTAGAGCAGATACATGAGAAATTATACTGTCATTGTTTTTCATGACCATTTGCATAGCAAGTATCTTCTCACCAGAAGTTCATTTTGCCACCTTAGCTTTGTCAGGTCTATAGTTCctgaaagtataaaaatattgcatCATCTGAGAGATATTATTAGTCCAATAGGAgttttaaacatgtattttctttgtgtttatttgGTATTTCAAGCTGATGTTGAACACTCATTTATTTTGTCTAGTTTTCTGACATTTAAAGTTCCAAGATAACTCCTCTTCTCTCAGTATCAGGCTTGCTTTCTTGTTAAGTCATTTAAAAGGTattcttattttatcttttaacaTCAAGAATAAGGTTGTCATTTAAAGATTGgttaattgaaaagaaaagcatttctgctcAGAGTACCTTTTGCTTAAGTAGAACCACCTAAGTAAGGACAGCCAAATAGATATGCTGGGGGGTGATTTTtataatgtacttttttttttcttcctgtaggGAAGATAAAGATTCAGGATATTTTAGCTTGCAGCTTCCTAGATGACTTATTGGAGGTAAGCTCTTGTAACATACGGTGTTGACATTTTAGTTTACTCTTCCTGAATCCCGACTTTTATGTTTCATCTAGTTAAGGGATGAAGAACTTTCTAAAGAAAGTCAAGAAACAAACTGGTTTTCTGCTCCTTCTGCATTAAGAGTTTATGGTAGGTTCCTTTataggtgatttttttctctactttgtATGACATAATCACATACttagtgttatttttctctgttattgCCTCTTTAAATTCTGCTGATACCTTGTTGTTTCAACTCCTCTAGATACACCATCAGTACATCTTCCTAACTTTCTTTtatagattttcttctttccctgtttACTGTCGCATTGTTCCTTGCATTCCTCTGTACCTTCTTTTTTGACTGTTCTGGTCATACTTTTGCATCACCTTTGGCTCTTTTTTACTGCAAATTTCTGATGAAGATGCTAGCTTAAAAAGCCAGCACTTAACTCCTGTGTTCCTTTCTGTGTGTACTCAGCCTTTATTTTTGACTGATTGGCTTTGAGTAGAGCTATTAGCACCTCATTACAGGAATTCTTATCTCCCCTGTGTTCTGCATTCGTTTATGGTGCTCTACGAATATTCTTATGGAGCTGGAATTTAGATCCATTTAATAATATGAATCATAACATTAGTGCagttaaatgttaaatatgtGCTAAACGTTTTCCTCCATTAAACAGTTCTTTGCTGATTTAGGGGTGTTATGTTTTGGCCTCTTTATCCCCTCTCTAGGCCAGTACTTAAACCTTGATAAAGATCACAATGGCATGCTCAGCAAAGAGGAGCTGTCCCGCTATGGAACGGGGACTCTGACCAACATATTCTTGGATCGTGTCTTCCAGGAATGCCTAACTTATGATGGAGAAATGGTAATTACGTATATTTACTCTGTTGCCAATTTAAATCTGCTTATTGCTATGGAAGATGACTCATGATCAGtatctccaaaataaataatggcTGGATgtaaagtaatttttgtttcctattaTGTGTGCGACTGACAGCACAAcagatcagaaaaataattttctgatgtCAGGATGATTTCAATGTATCTGAAAGACAggagttgcttttttttttttgaaaagcagaggtgttaaaaaaatccagataatCTAAGATGAAGTTTCTCTTCTATTTGTACAGTCAGTAATGCAAACTGCATGTTGATAAAATGTTTAGATATAGCAATGCTTTTTAATGACATTAAATTCTTTAGTTATGAGAGCCAAAGAGAAGTGACACATCTTAAGAGGAACCCAACGGTTAGCTAACCTGTATGTTTCGTTATGAAGACCGTGGTAATTTTAATGTAGGTTATCTACAGCTGTAAACAATGGCAAGTCTAACCTGAAATTAAAGCTAAAATTAAAGCTCATActgtttcttctgaaagctttcCTTAGTTTATCACTACTTTCAGTATCTACGTTCACGTGATTTGTCTCTAAAAGTGATACATGACAAATTCAGGAGCACAATTCTTCTGTGTTCCTCATCTTTGCAGTGTTTCATagattcacagaatcactgagattggaagggacctctggagatcatctaatcgAACTCCAGTATTTAAAGCAGGGTCAACaagaacagatttctgaaatGGACATGTCTAgctgtattttgaatatttccacCCCTCTGCTCAATCTGTTTCAGTGTTCAAATGCCCTCACAGTAAAATCGTTTTCCtacatttaaatggaattttaatttcagtttgctGCCTCTTGTTTTCTCACTGGGCAGCACTAAGAAGaatctggctctgtcttctttactaCCCCGCTTTCAGGTATTTATGCACAATGATGACATCTTCCCTGAGCCGCCTTTTCATTAGGCTAAAGattcccagctctctcagcctctccacTTGCAACAGCTGCCCCAGTCCCTTAATCGTTCTTTGCTGGGCTGGCtgcagtatgtccatgtctctctcatgcTGGGgagcactccagatgtggcctcaccagggctgagtagtCTCAGCCTCTCCACTTGCAACAGCTGCCCCAGTCCCTTAATCGTTCTTTGCTGGGCTGGCtgcagtatgtccatgtctctctcatgcTGGGgagcactccagatgtggcctcaccagggctgagtagaagggaaggatcaTCTCCTTTGACCTCCTGGTGACGCTTGTTCTagtgcagcccaggatgctgttggtgTTCTTTGCTGCGAGGACATATCACAGACTTGAATTCAGTTTGCTGTCCACCAAGACCgccaagtccttctctgcaaagttgCTCTCCAGCTGGTCGGTCctcagcctgtgctggtgcatgggTTTATGTCTacccaggtgcaggactctgcacttcgctttgttgaacttcatgacaTTCCTGTCTGCCCGTTTCTCCAGCCTATCAAGATCTCTCTGAGTGGTAGCACAAAGATCTGGTGCTTAAGGCAGATAAGGTGGTTGCATATATAGGACCACAGGATTTCTGTTAATTGTCACAGATTAAAATGTGATTGGCCAAATTAGCAACTCTGATCTAAGGATTGTGTGCTTTAATTGGTTGTATAGTTTACTCTCAGATAACTGTAAACTTACTTATAATGTACATTTATAAC carries:
- the PPP2R3C gene encoding serine/threonine-protein phosphatase 2A regulatory subunit B'' subunit gamma → MDWKRSLRGRLAARSAPKKSEQELKDEEMELFTKYYMEWKGGRKSDNTSYMNIPRFYYRLPAEDEVLLQKLREESRAVFLQRKSRELLDNEELQNLWFLLDKHQTSPMTGEEAMINYENFLKVGEKAGPKCKQFFTAKIFAKLLHNDPYGRISIMQFFNYVMRKVWLHQTRIGLSLYDVAGQGYLRESDLENYILELIPTLPQLDGLEKSFYSFYVCTAVRKFFFFLDPLRTGKIKIQDILACSFLDDLLELRDEELSKESQETNWFSAPSALRVYGQYLNLDKDHNGMLSKEELSRYGTGTLTNIFLDRVFQECLTYDGEMDYKTYLDFVLALENRKEPAALQYIFKLLDIENKGYLNVFSLNYFFRAIQEQMKIHGQEPVSFQDVKDEIFDMVKPKDPYKISLQDLINSSQGDTVTSILIDLNGFWTYENREVLVASDNDSAADADDT